A single Nomia melanderi isolate GNS246 chromosome 13, iyNomMela1, whole genome shotgun sequence DNA region contains:
- the mbc gene encoding dedicator of cytokinesis protein myoblast city isoform X3: MRMTMAWSQVKEHLGVAIHNFVHGTPHALQLSVGEVVYILAECGDWYYGRNKCKGTCGIFPKSYIHILEKSMSMDCLIHEITNVLREWGHHWKHLYVTHSEHFKNMQQQILELIGYRSKILSGTLTVDELKDMKRLATARIDTGNQLLGLDMVVRDDQGNVLNPEETSTIQLYYHHETAAERIRKAANDMKKKPLKPQAPVYSHIFFVSVRNFVCKMTEDVELLLTLYDGREMKAITENYVVSWSKEGLARDIDQLHNLRVLFTDLGSRDLARDKVYLACYVIRVGGMEAKDMDHRRSSVAQINQKTRNTETMRRPFGVAAMDITLYITGKLEGDSDHHHFIPFVHCEKESLDGTLRRILSQKEASIQKSGNGSNGNFTGGQGLWASLKLLRGDPKQVREENPHLVLGNVATARKMGFPEVILPGDVRNDLYLTLISGEFNKGSKSTDKNVEVTVKVCNEFGTPIPGVMTLGGGALPIDEYHSVIYYHEDKPRWCETFKIAIPIEEFKQAHLKFTFKHRSSNEAKDKSEKPFALSYVKLMQRNGTTLQDIQHELLVYKLDQKKYEEADISYLKLPSTRSELVELNVEKKPTLGVLTLSTKDSFLIATNICSTKLTQNVDLLGLLNWASHNTDLKESLAALMKVDGEEIVKFLQDVLDALFNILMSNSDSDVYDDMVFECLLYIIGLVSDRKYQHFQPVLDLYISESFSATLAYKKLIAVLRKRIDNATNNDGQERDILLKTMKSLQYCMRFVVESRFLFTELNQDEEEFSQTLTELLKSIVELMRHETDGTLLVQGACLKYLPTTIPHLLRVYSGKQLSIILTDLLVTLPTGRLTKQKMMTVNDIVHSQLFLNAECRAILLPRITILVRDLLEAKEEGLSSTPGKSVAKVARLLGENRHRLNQHRGYSEEVELCVKILSDILELTFRKDIGSTVQDVKEIMLTALRTIIQTVISMDRENPLVGNLVSVMLAIFRQMTRQHYEIYITHFGTNFDLLDFLMEILLVFKDLVSRSVFPSDWCEMIMLQNSIILKSLRYFSGTIRDYFFKNFEQQAWSNFFHCAIAFLTQPTLQLEMFTPSKRNRIVSRYNDMRRETAFEIRSMWFNLGLHKILFVPALVGAILEMALIPESELRKATIPIFFDMMQCEFYSSRIVEGYGDTKRDPAHIKANFTEYENEMIAKLDILVEGGRGDEQFRSLWTQVMGNLCEKHSTMREQGLRFVDTVAKLMERLLQYRDIIHAESQEHRMLCIVNLLEFYSDINRKEMYIRYVNKLCELHLECDNYTEAAYSLKLHSQLLAWSDQPLPPLLRSHSRYLSCQTHRELKEALYNDMIDYFDKGKMWECALAVCKELVAQYEEETFDYLQLSVLLQRMAKFYDAIVKQLRPEPEYFRVAYYGRGHPAFLQNKVFIYRGKEYERLSDFCSRTLNQLPNAEQMNKLSPPTSEILESNHQYVQINKVDPLMDEKRNRLSGKPITADAVLRYHRVNDVQRFRFSRPAPKKDVISFVNSDKEKETNINTNNEFASLWLERTVLVTSHPLPGILRCFPVTSSQTYLVSPLRNAIETMEATNTMLRDLIIAHKADHSLPLNPLSMKLNGILDPAVMGGIDNYEKGFLNAEYRASHPEESSDLLKLEGLIAEQIPLLGVGLQLHKARAPPELSPFHQRLEQCFASMRSQVEAKYGKRTCDLQIETLTQTVTMRRPQTVRGENHRLSESNIVNSDCGTHSRVSSLTRSQVTTFKSFTSFNFNNSTPSSSAQNVSLSRNASIRSHILSTASLQKALGSPSPGTNKKKDSKRRSSRKSDSAASSKTDQPTSQWYTTTEISQNTSTPVTPLLSSYPSTPIFELRQELTPKRPLRSEIEKERRISNRLSGQSQHYLRNVNNGMDSSSLGKGNRDSIGTTDSTASEDDPPPPLPVKTREADYCNLPDELPASHCGTDSLNNLNRPLGHWTKNKLPTPTDDLDVQMKPPTPPPKPKRPPYSLNKLMHPTGDVDNFSQDPSVT; the protein is encoded by the exons ATGAGAATGACAATGGCATGGTCGCAAGTTAAGGAACATCTTGGAGTGg CCATTCATAACTTTGTACATGGGACCCCCCATGCACTACAATTATCAGTTGGGGAAGTGGTATATATATTAGCAGAGTGTGGAGATTGGTATTATGGACGAAACAAATGTAAAGGGACATGTGGGATTTTTCCAAAATCCTATATACACATTTTAGAAAAATCAATGAGTATGGATTGTTTGATACATGAAATTACTAATGTTTTAAGAGAATGGGGACATCATTGGAAGCATTTATATGTG ACTCATTCAGAGCATTTTAAAAACATGCAACAACAAATTCTAGAATTAATAGGATATAGAAGCAAAATTTTAAGTGGTACTTTAACAGTGGATGAATTGAAAGATATGAAAAGATTAGCTACAGCTAGGATTGATACTGGCAATCAATTATTGGGCCTAGATATGGTTGTCCGTGATGATCAGGGAAATGTCCTTAATCCAGAAGAAACAAGTACAATTCAATTGTATTATCATCATGAAACAGCTGctgaaagaataagaaaagcAGCAAATGATATGAAAAAGAAGCCTTTGAAACCACAAGCACCTGTCTACTCACATATCTTCTTTGTTAGCGTAAGGAATTTTGTATGTAAAATGACTGAAGATGTAGAGTTACTATTGACATTATATGATGGTCGTGAAATGAAAGCAATTACCGAAAACTATGTAGTTTCATGGAGTAAGGAAGGACTAGCCAGAGATATAGATCAACTTCACAATCTTCGAGTTTTATTCACTGATCTTGGTTCTCGTGATTTAGCTAGAGATAAAGTTTATTTAGCTTGTTATGTAATTAGAGTAGGTGGTATGGAAGCTAAAGATATGGATCACCGACGTTCAAGTGTTGCACAAATTAACCAGAAAACAAGAAATACTGAAACTATGAGAAGACCTTTTGGTGTAGCAGCCATggatattacattatatattactgGTAAACTTGAAGGTGATTCAGATCATCATCATTTCATACCATTTGTACA TTGTGAGAAAGAAAGTTTAGATGGCACATTACGAAGAATTCTGTCTCAAAAAGAAGCAAGTATTCAGAAAAGTGGCAATGGCAGTAATGGTAATTTTACTGGTGGTCAGGGTTTGTGGGCTAGTTTAAAATTGCTTAGAGGGGATCCGAAACAA GTGAGAGAGGAGAATCCTCATTTAGTACTTGGTAATGTTGCTACTGCAAGAAAAATGGGTTTTCCAGAAGTTATTTTACCAGGTGATGTGAGAAATGACTTATATCTCACATTGATTAGTGGTGAATTTAATAAAGGTTCAAAATCTACTGACAAGAATGTTGAAGTAACG gTTAAAGTGTGCAATGAGTTTGGCACTCCTATACCAGGTGTTATGACACTGGGCGGTGGAGCTTTGCCGATTGACGAATATCATAGCGTTATTTACTACCATGAGGATAAACCAAGATGGTGTGAAACATTCAAGATTGCTATACCTATTGAAGAATTCAAACAGGCACATTTAAAATTCACGTTTAAGCATCGAAGTTCGAATGAAGCGAAAGATAAAAGCGAGAAACCTTTTGCCTTAAgttatgtgaagttaatgcaacGTAATGGGACCACATTGCAAGATATACAGCATGAATTGCTAGTCTATAAATTAGATCAAAAGAAATATGAAGAAGCTGATATCTCGTATTTGAAACTTCCATCTACAAGAAGTGAATTG GTTGAACTAAATGTTGAGAAAAAGCCAACATTAGGAGTGCTTACTTTAAGTACTAAGGACAGTTTTCTCATAGCCACTAATATTTGTTCAACAAAACTAACACAGAATGTAGATTTATTAGGATTATTAAACTGGGCATCGCATAATACAGACTTAAAAGAATCTTTGGCTGCTTTAATGAAAGTTGATGGAGAAGAAATTGTTAAGTTTCTGCAG GATGTTCTGGATGCATTATTTAATATACTAATGAGTAATTCGGACAGTGATGTTTATGATGATATGGTATTTGAGTGTTTGTTGTACATTATCGGTCTAGTGTCTGATAGAAAGTATCAACACTTTCAACCagtattagatttatatatttctgagAGTTTTTCTGCGACACTCGCATACAAAAAGTTAATTGCAGTATTACGTAAACGTATAGATAATGCTACTAATAATGACGGGCAAGAACGTGATATACTtctaaaaacaatgaaaagtcTTCAATATTGTATGAGATTCGTTGTTGAATCTCGTTTTCTATTTACCGA GTTAAATCAAGATGAAGAAGAATTTTCTCAGACGTTAACAGAATTATTGAAATCAATAGTTGAACTCATGAGACATGAAACAGATGGTACTTTATTAGTGCAAGGAGCATGTCTTAAATATTTACCAACCACTATACCTCATTTATTGCGAGTATACAGTGGTAAACAATTGAGCATAATCTTGACCGATTTGTTAGTTACTTTACCGACAGGAAGATTGACGAAACAAAAAATGATGACAGTAAATGATATCGTTCATAGTCAGCTTTTCCTGAATGCGGAATGTAGAGCAATTTTATTACCTAGGATTACTATTTTAGTTCGAGACTTACTGGAGGCCAAAGAAGAG GGGCTGTCAAGTACGCCTGGAAAAAGCGTGGCGAAGGTAGCCAGGCTGCTCGGCGAGAATCGACATCGACTCAACCAGCATCGCGGCTATTCTGAGGAG GTTGAATTATGTGTCAAGATTTTATCTGACATATTGGAATTAACATTTAGGAAAGATATAGGAAGTACAGTGCAGGATGTGAAGGAGATTATGCTCACAGCTCTACGGACTATCATTCAAACAGTTATATCCATGGACAGAGAAAATCCATTAGTTGGAAATCTAGTTTCAGTTATGTTAGCAATATTCAG ACAAATGACTCGACAACATTATGAGATTTATATAACACATTTTGGAACTAACTTTGATTTGCTGGATTTCCTTATGGAAATATTATTGGTATTCAAAGATTTAGTTTCAAGGAGTGTGTTCCCAAGTGATTGGTGTGAAATGATTATGCTTCAAAACAGTATCATTTTGAAATCACTGCGTTACTTCTCTGGTACCATCAGAGATTACTTCTTCAAGAATTTCGAGCAACAGGCTTGGTCGAATTTTTTCCATTGTGCTATTGCATTTTTGACCCAGCCTACCTTGCAGTTGGAGATGTTTACACCATCGAAACGCAATCGCATTGTCTCGCGTTACAATGATATGCGCAG AGAGACAGCTTTTGAAATACGTTCGATGTGGTTCAATTTGGGCctacataaaatattgtttgttcCTGCTTTGGTCGGAGCAATATTAGAAATGGCGTTAATTCCCGAAAGCGAATTAAGAAAGGCAACTATACCGATATTCTTTGATATGATGCAATGTGAATTTTATAGTTCGCGCATCGTTGAAGGATACGGCGATACGAAAAGGGATCCTGCTCATATAAAAGCTAATTTCAcagaatatgaaaatgaaatgatcgCAAAGTTGGATATATTG GTCGAAGGAGGGAGAGGGGATGAACAATTTCGTTCTCTTTGGACTCAGGTAATGGGTAATCTTTGCGAGAAACATTCAACTATGCGGGAACAGGGTTTACGTTTCGTGGATACGGTAGCTAAGCTCATGGAACGGTTATTACAATACCGCGATATTATTCACGCGGAGTCCCAAGAACATAGAATGTTATGTATCGTAAATTTGTTAGAATTTTACTCCGACATAAATAGAAAGGAAATGTATATCAGATATGTGAACAAGCTTTGCGAATTGCATCTGGAGTGTGATAATTACACTGAAGCGGCGTACTCGCTGAAATTACATAGTCAATTATTAGCATGGAGCGATCAACCATTGCCACCTTTACTAAGATCACACAG TAGATACTTATCGTGTCAAACGCATCGTGAATTAAAAGAAGCACTGTACAACGACATGATCGATTACTTCGATAAAGGTAAAATGTGGGAATGTGCGTTAGCCGTATGTAAAGAGTTAGTCGCGCAGTACGAAGAAGAGACGTTTGACTACCTACAACTTTCTGTATTGTTACAACGCATGGCCAAGTTTTATGATGCTATAGTGAAACAATTACGGCCGGAACCAGAATATTTTAGGGTTGCATATTACGGTCGAGGTCATCCTGCGTTTTTGCAAAATAAG GTGTTCATTTACCGTGGAAAGGAATATGAAAGACTCAGTGATTTTTGCTCTCGAACGTTAAATCAGCTACCAAACGCAGAACAGATGAATAAATTGTCTCCCCCCACTTCAGAGATATTAGAGTCGAATCATCAGTATGTGCAAATCAATAAAGTAGATCCTCTGATGGATGAGAAGAGAAACCGACTCAGTGGGAAGCCGATAACAGCGGATGCAGTTCTCAG GTACCATAGAGTAAACGACGTACAACGTTTCCGGTTTTCGAGGCCAGCGCCCAAAAAGGATGTAATCTCATTCGTGAATTCTGATAAAGAAAAGGAGACTAACATTAATACTAATAACGAATTTGCATCGTTATGGTTAGAAAGGACAGTATTGGTGACAAGTCATCCCTTACCAGGAATTCTTAGGTGTTTCCCTGTTACATCCAGTCAAACATACTTAGTCAGTCCACTTCGCAATGCGATAGAAACGATGGAAGCTACCAACACCATGCTGAGAGATTTAATTATAGCTCATAAAGCGGATCACAGTCTTCCATTAAATCCTCTGAGTATGAAACTTAATGGCATATTAGATCCAGCGGTAATGGGTGGCATTGATAACTACGAGAAAGGTTTCCTTAACGCTGAATATCGTGCTTCGCATCCAGAAGAAAGTTCAGATCTTCTCAAGTTAGAAGGATTAATTGCTGAACAGATACCGTTATTAGGCGTTGGCTTGCAGTTGCATAAAGCACGTGCCCCCCCTGAATTATCACCGTTTCATCAGCGCTTGGAACAGTGTTTTGCATCCATGCGAAGTCAAGTTGAAGCGAAATATGGAAAGAGG ACGTGTGATTTGCAAATCGAGACTTTAACTCAAACCGTTACCATGCGAAGACCACAAACGGTGAGAGGAGAGAATCATCGTTTGTCTGAATCAAATATAGTGAACTCGGA CTGTGGAACTCACTCCAGGGTATCCTCTCTCACAAGATCCCAAGTTACAACGTTCAAGTCGTTCACATCATTCAATTTTAACAACAGTACACCCTCATCCAGCGCTCAGAACGTCAGTTTATCAAG AAACGCATCAATACGTTCGCACATCTTGTCAACGGCTTCTCTGCAAAAAGCATTGGGAAGTCCGAGTCCGGGGACAAATAAGAAAAAGGATTCGAAACGAAGGAGTTCACGGAAAAGTGATTCCGCGGCATCATCGAAAACCGATCAACCGACCAGTCAGTGGTATACCACAACTGAAATATCTCAAAATACATCAACTCCTGTTACGCCATTGTTATCTAGTTATCCTAGTACTCCAATATTCGAGCTTCGTCAAGAG CTAACACCTAAACGTCCTTTAAGATCAGAGATAGAAAAGGAAAGGAGAATAAGTAATCGGTTGTCCGGCCAATCTCAAcattatttaagaaatgtaaataacgGAATGGATTCAAGTAGTTTAGGGAAAGGAAATAGGGACAGTATTGGCACGACAGACAGTACAGCATCCGAAGATGATCCACCGCCGCCATTACCCGTGAAAACGCGTGAAGCTGATTACTGTAATCTTCCGGACGAATTACCCGCTTCCCATTGCGGAACAgatagtttaaataatttaaatagacCTCTGGGGCACTGGACAAAGAACAAGCTTCCAACACCTACAGACGATCTTGACGTTCAGATGAAACCACCTACACCACCGCCGAAACCAAAAAGACCGCCTTACAGTTTAAACAAGCTAATGCATCCTACTGGCGATGTAGATAACTTTAGTCAAGATCCGTCCGTAACTTGA